The Watersipora subatra chromosome 1, tzWatSuba1.1, whole genome shotgun sequence genome has a window encoding:
- the LOC137407186 gene encoding protein phosphatase 1 regulatory subunit 42-like isoform X1, whose translation MVKLSIDLIARGTSGYTKKKRDEDMDQYLKRLTHLYLEGRCIDEVGEDLTLCRNLSVLYLYDNKVERVPDLSQNYCLTHLYLQNNVISEMNNLNCLKKLKKLYLGGNSITVVEGIDKLELLEELHVENQRLPPGEKLLFDPRSLNAISTSIRVLNVSGNNLDSVKEFSVIRDLHQFIASDNNLGNLKELASVLSQWRRLVRLDLEGNPFCLKSKYRDRVIVMSNSLDILDGKEISPTSRKFLQNWNASKAAQKKKKEELVLNNPGDIEQTGSNGLGSADLAGRSNLNKISSYVMPGLPRRQFEEVLAKSSANLPTSYTAPAVKHYGSQPNFVSSPSSSGALQRHLIDHHRSTSRITTNPRPERAKSHNPRVPTAIHL comes from the exons ATGGTAAAATTAAGCATCGACTTGATCGCTCGTGGCACGTCTGGCTACacaaagaaaaagagagatGAAGATATGGACCAGTATCTGAAACGCTTGACTCATCTGTATCTAGAGGGTAGATGTATAGATGAAGTG GGAGAAGATCTGACTCTTTGCAGAAATCTGTCCGTTCTTTACCTCTATGACAACAAAGTGGAAAGAGTGCCAGACCTTAGCCAGAACTATTGTCTAACACATCTTTACTTACAGAATAATGTTATCTCCGAGATGAATAACCTTAATTGTCTcaaaaagcttaaaaaatt ATATCTGGGAGGAAATAGTATCACAGTTGTTGAAGGTATTGACAAGTTGGAGTTGCTGGAGGAACTACATGTAGAAAACCAGAGGTTGCCTCCGGGTGAAAAACTCCTTTTTGATCCCCGGTCTCTCAATGCAATATCA ACATCCATCCGGGTGCTGAATGTGTCAGGCAATAACCTAGACAGTGTAAAGGAATTCTCTGTGATCCGTGACCTTCACCAGTTTATTGCCTCGGATAACAACTTGGGCAACCTCAAGGAGTTGGCTAGTGTTTTGAGTCAATGGAGACGGCTGGTCAGACTCGACCTTGAAGGAAATCCATTTTGTCTCAAGTCTAAATACAGAGACAGAGTCATTGTCATGTCAAACTCTCTAG ACATACTCGACGGTAAAGAAATATCTCCGACTTCTCGAAAGTTTCTGCAGAATTGGAATGCTTCCAAAGCGGCGCAGAAAAAGAAGAAAGAAGAACTAGTTCTGAACAATCCTGGAGATATTGAACAGACTGGATCTAATGGTTTGG GTAGTGCTGACTTGGCTGGCCGCAGTAACCTCAACAAGATTTCATCTTATGTGATGCCTG GTTTGCCAAGAAGGCAGTTTGAGGAAGTGCTTGCCAAATCTTCTGCTAACCTTCCAACATCGTATACCGCACCAGCAGTCAAACACTATGGAAGTCAGCCTAATTTTGTGAGCTCCCCTAGCAG CTCTGGCGCACTCCAAAGGCACTTAATTGATCACCATCGCTCCACCTCTCGCATCACAACGAACCCGAGGCCTGAACGAGCCAAATCCCATAACCCGAGAGTGCCCACCGCCATTCATTTGTAG
- the LOC137407186 gene encoding protein phosphatase 1 regulatory subunit 42-like isoform X2, which yields MVKLSIDLIARGTSGYTKKKRDEDMDQYLKRLTHLYLEGRCIDEVGEDLTLCRNLSVLYLYDNKVERVPDLSQNYCLTHLYLQNNVISEMNNLNCLKKLKKLYLGGNSITVVEGIDKLELLEELHVENQRLPPGEKLLFDPRSLNAISTSIRVLNVSGNNLDSVKEFSVIRDLHQFIASDNNLGNLKELASVLSQWRRLVRLDLEGNPFCLKSKYRDRVIVMSNSLDILDGKEISPTSRKFLQNWNASKAAQKKKKEELVLNNPGDIEQTGSNGLGSADLAGRSNLNKISSYVMPGLPRRQFEEVLAKSSANLPTSYTAPAVKHYGSQPNFVSSPSRQQKTCIIDFDPLRHYK from the exons ATGGTAAAATTAAGCATCGACTTGATCGCTCGTGGCACGTCTGGCTACacaaagaaaaagagagatGAAGATATGGACCAGTATCTGAAACGCTTGACTCATCTGTATCTAGAGGGTAGATGTATAGATGAAGTG GGAGAAGATCTGACTCTTTGCAGAAATCTGTCCGTTCTTTACCTCTATGACAACAAAGTGGAAAGAGTGCCAGACCTTAGCCAGAACTATTGTCTAACACATCTTTACTTACAGAATAATGTTATCTCCGAGATGAATAACCTTAATTGTCTcaaaaagcttaaaaaatt ATATCTGGGAGGAAATAGTATCACAGTTGTTGAAGGTATTGACAAGTTGGAGTTGCTGGAGGAACTACATGTAGAAAACCAGAGGTTGCCTCCGGGTGAAAAACTCCTTTTTGATCCCCGGTCTCTCAATGCAATATCA ACATCCATCCGGGTGCTGAATGTGTCAGGCAATAACCTAGACAGTGTAAAGGAATTCTCTGTGATCCGTGACCTTCACCAGTTTATTGCCTCGGATAACAACTTGGGCAACCTCAAGGAGTTGGCTAGTGTTTTGAGTCAATGGAGACGGCTGGTCAGACTCGACCTTGAAGGAAATCCATTTTGTCTCAAGTCTAAATACAGAGACAGAGTCATTGTCATGTCAAACTCTCTAG ACATACTCGACGGTAAAGAAATATCTCCGACTTCTCGAAAGTTTCTGCAGAATTGGAATGCTTCCAAAGCGGCGCAGAAAAAGAAGAAAGAAGAACTAGTTCTGAACAATCCTGGAGATATTGAACAGACTGGATCTAATGGTTTGG GTAGTGCTGACTTGGCTGGCCGCAGTAACCTCAACAAGATTTCATCTTATGTGATGCCTG GTTTGCCAAGAAGGCAGTTTGAGGAAGTGCTTGCCAAATCTTCTGCTAACCTTCCAACATCGTATACCGCACCAGCAGTCAAACACTATGGAAGTCAGCCTAATTTTGTGAGCTCCCCTAGCAG ACAGCAAAAGACTTGCATCATAGATTTTGATCCTTTACGGCACTACAAATGA